The Poecile atricapillus isolate bPoeAtr1 chromosome 37, bPoeAtr1.hap1, whole genome shotgun sequence genome window below encodes:
- the LOC131591070 gene encoding zinc finger protein 239-like → MEVEAVRKRKMPQDTQADKELRMETREDKSLQQNLVEEAVLCSSTAQESNRVEKSRRSRTRRGCKRRSRGSEEDRPSLCREGGRRSSQGSELVVHEQPHNGEKPHKCLECGKSFRWSSELIRHQMIHTGERPHACGECGKRFQFTSSLLLHQRTHTVEKPFRCPDCKKGFRQNAHLVRHQRIHTGERPHKCEQCGKSFSRSSHLICHQRIHTGERPHKCRECGMSFRDRTSLIQHQRTHTGERPYECRECGKRFRQSSHLILHQRMHTGERPYECGECGKSFRQRFNLISHQVIHTGERPYECSKCGKRFQTSSSLFLHYRTHTEERPFQCSDCGKGFKHNVSLVTHRRIHTRERPQSVPSVGRVSH, encoded by the exons ATGGAGGTGgaagctgtgaggaagaggaagatgccccaggacacccaggcag acaaggagctgaggatggagaccagggaggacaaatccctgcagcagaacctggtggaagaggccgttttgTGCAGTTCCACAGCACAGGAATCCAACAGGGTGGAAAAGTCCCGGAGATCCCGCAcgaggaggggctgcaaacGCAGATCACGGGGATCTGAGGAGGACAGACCCagcctgtgccgggaaggcggccggagatccagccagggctctgagctggtggtccatgagcagcctCACaatggggagaagccccacaagtgcttggagtgtgggaagagcttcaggtGGAGCTCCGAACTGATCAggcaccagatgatccacactggggaacggcCGCACGCGTGTGGGGAATGTGGAAAGAGGTTTCAGTTCACTTCCagtctcctcctgcaccagcgcACGCACACTGTGGAGAagcccttccgctgccctgactgcaaGAAGGGATTCAGGCAAAATGCCCATCTTGTCaggcaccagcgcatccacactggggagaggccccaCAAGTGTGAgcaatgtgggaagagcttcagccgcagCTCCCacctgatctgccaccagaggatccacactggggagaggccccaCAAGTGTAGGGAATGTGGGATGAGCTTCAGAGACAGGACCAGCCTGATCCAGcaccagaggacccacactggggagaggccctacgagtgtagggaatgtgggaagaggttcAGACAGAGCTCCCACCTGATCCTGCACCAGAGGATGCACACGGGGGaacggccctatgagtgtggggaatgtgggaagagcttcagacaGAGATTCAATCTGATCAGCCACCAagtgatccacactggggagaggccctacgagtgttccaaatgtgggaagaggtttcagaccagctccagtCTCTTCCTGCACTATCGGactcacacagaggagaggcccttccagTGCTCCgactgtgggaagggcttcaagcacaacgTCAGCCTTGTCActcaccggcgcatccacaccAGGGAGAggccccagagtgtccccagtgtgggaagagttTCTCACTGA